AAGGTGACGAGGATTAAGTTCCCTCCTACAGGAGCACATGCTTAATTTTCAAATGAAAGTTCAGGAAGGGGCGGAGCTGTCCGCCCCTTTTGGTGTGAAGGGATGAGTAGATTGAAGAAACTGGCAATAGCAGTATTGGTCCTGATCCTAGTTGCGGGTGGGGCCGTATTCTACGTATGGAATGGTTTACAGCCCGTTCACAGCTCGGAAACTCCTGTCGAATTCACCGTGGAGTCCGGCATGAGCACGTCCTCTATCGCCGATCTGCTGGAGGAAAAGGGATTGATCAAGAACGCCCTTATACTTAAAGGCTATTTAAAGCTTAGCGGGGAAGGAAGCCGTCTGATGGCAGGAACCTATGAGGCAACTCCAGGCACTCCGTTCAAGGAACTATTATCGAAGATGAACAAAGGCGAAGTGAAGCCCGAGGAGATGGTTCGTTTCACGATCCCTGAGGGATATACGATCCTTCAGATGGCGGAGACGATCGCTCACGAGAGCGGAATCGATGAGCAGGAATTTCTGAAGGTTGTGGATCAGACTGCCGGCTGGGATGTTCCGATTGCAGAAGAAATTCCCCAAGAAGCAGACCTCAGGCATCACCTCGAGGGATACCTGTTCCCTGCGACCTATGAGTTACCGAAAAAGGATATCACGGCAACAGGCATTGTAGAAACCATGCTGAAAGAAACGGAGAAACGTTTGGCTGAAATTCCGGGTTGGGAGAATCAGTTAAAGGCTCGCGGCGTGACATTCCATGAACTCATGACCATCGCTTCACTAGTTGAGCGGGAAGTGGTTGCAGATCAGGAGCGTGCCCTGGTGGCCGGCGTTATTTATAATCGATTGGAAGAGGATATGAGGCTGGAAATCGATGCCACCGTTCAATATCTGTTAGATAAACCGAAGGAACGACTGCTTTATGCCGATCTGGAGGTTGAGAGCCCGTATAACACTTATCGTCAAAAGGGTTTGCCGCCTGGGCCCATCTCAAGCCCGAGCCTGAAATCTATTCAGGCTGCCCTGAATCCGGAGAAATCCGAATATTTGTTCTATGTGACAAAGAAAGACGGTACACAAGAGCATTTGTTTGCCAAAACGTATAAAGAGCATTTGAAG
Above is a window of Paenibacillus sp. FSL K6-1330 DNA encoding:
- the mltG gene encoding endolytic transglycosylase MltG — encoded protein: MKKLAIAVLVLILVAGGAVFYVWNGLQPVHSSETPVEFTVESGMSTSSIADLLEEKGLIKNALILKGYLKLSGEGSRLMAGTYEATPGTPFKELLSKMNKGEVKPEEMVRFTIPEGYTILQMAETIAHESGIDEQEFLKVVDQTAGWDVPIAEEIPQEADLRHHLEGYLFPATYELPKKDITATGIVETMLKETEKRLAEIPGWENQLKARGVTFHELMTIASLVEREVVADQERALVAGVIYNRLEEDMRLEIDATVQYLLDKPKERLLYADLEVESPYNTYRQKGLPPGPISSPSLKSIQAALNPEKSEYLFYVTKKDGTQEHLFAKTYKEHLKNIETSKKMAQQ